Within the Mastacembelus armatus chromosome 10, fMasArm1.2, whole genome shotgun sequence genome, the region tgaccaggacatgtcctttaactcacacataaaacaaatctctagaactgcattctttcacctgcgcaacatttccaaaattaggaacatcctgtctcaaaatgatgcagaaaaaccagtccatgcatttgttacctcaaggctagattactgtaactcattactatctggatgtcccaatatctccataaaaagcctccaattaatccagaatgccgcagccagagtcctgacaggaactagcaagagagatcatatttctcccatattggcttctcttcattggctccctgtaaaatatagaatagaatttaaaatccttcttctcacacagacactcactatacttttaaggctagacttaaaaccttcctctttgacaaagcatatacagtgggtacggaaagtattcagacccctttaaatttttcactctttgtgtcattgcagccatttgccaaaatcaaaaaagttcattttatttctcattaatgttcactcagcaccccatcttgacagaaaaaaccagaaatgtagaaatttttgcaaatttattaaaaaagaaaaactgaaatatcacatggtcataagtattcagaccctgtactcagtattgagtagaagcacccttttgagctagtacagccatgagtcttcttgggaatgatgcaacaagtttttcacacctggatttggggatcctctgccattcttccttgcagatcctctccagttctgtcaggttggatggtgaacgttggtggacagccattttcaggtctctccagagatgctcaattgggtttaggtcagggctctggctgggccagtccagaacggtcacagagttgttccgaagccactcctttgctattttagctgtgtgcttagggtcattgtcctgttgaaaggtgaaccttcggcccagtctgaggtcctgagcactatggaagaggttttcttccaggatatctctgtacttggccgaattcatccttccttcaattgcaaccagtcgtcctgtccctgcagctgaaaaacacccccacaacatgatgcacccaccaccatgtttcactgtagggattgtattgggcagaaGATGAGCaatgcctggttttctccacacataccgcttagaattaacgccaaaaagttcaatcttggtctcatcagaccagagaatcttatttctcatggtctgggagtccttcatgtattttttggcaaactctatgcgggctttcatgtgtcttgcactgtggAGAGgtttccatcgggccactctgccataaagccccgactggtggagggctgcagtgatagttgactttgtggaactttctcccatctccctactgcatctctggagctcagccacagtggtctttgggttcttctttacctctctcaccaaggctcttctcccatgattgctcagtttgactagacggccaggtctaggaagagttctggtcgtcccaaactttttccatttgaggattatggaggccactgtgctcttaggaaccttgagtgctgcagaaattcttttgtaaccttggccagatctgtgccttgccacaattctgtctctgagctccttgggcagttccttcgacctcatgattctcatttgctctgacatgcactgtgagctgtaaggtcttatatagacaggtgtgtgcctttcctaatcgagtccaatcagtttaattaaacacagctggactccaatgaaggagcagaaccatctcaaggaggatcagaagaaatggacagcatgtgagttaaatatgagtgtcactgcaaagggtctgaatacttatgaccatgtgatatttcagtttttcttttttaataaatttgcaaaaatttctacatttctgtttttttctgtcaagatggggtgctgagtgtacattaatgagaaataaaatgaacttttttgattttggcaaatggctgcaatgacacaaagagtgaacccccccttcccttcccctcccctctcttctctcctcccacctcatgtatatttcaccattgaatgttactaaccttgtgctctctctctcccctgtgctctctctctccctctctctctgttctctctgtaccttctgcaggtgtccctggtcctggagctgtatatcgctgatgtgcagttactgtgAAATATTGATCTCTCTTTATTTTACTCTTAAATGTGTATTACTGATTAATTCACCAGTAGTTTACATGTCTTCAGGGAATTTCTGTCGGTATGTATTAcgctgcaagaaaaaaaagtggcGGCATCTGTAGTTTTGTCATGTGTAGTTATAGTGTGTAGGTGTAGTGATGCATGGTAGTCTGAGATATGACAGGCTTGCCCAGTTTCCTATCCTGTCAGTGAAAGGCAGATGCAGGATGTGCCAGTATGGACAGACCTCTAATCATGTGTCAAAAGTGCAAAGTGAGGCTTCCGTTGCCCATAGGATGTTGTTAGTGTAGGAGCCCCACAGGTGAGATGTTAGAATTAAAACAGAAGATGTTTTGTAAATATATGTTAGGTTATTTGTGTATACATGTTAGTTAGTTCTTTGTTTATTCAAAGCATAGATCCATTTCAAACGATCAACACATATGTGAATCGCTGTTGTTCAgttttttccaactttttaaaaaaattgtgtGCAAGATATAAAAGACAGTAGCTAATTAATTGTCTGTAAtatgcatgaaaaataaaatatctcaaaaattggaaaatgttaaatttatacCCTAAATGGGCAATGTACCTGtgtaaaattgaaaataaatattatattttgaaaaaaatcatgGAAGTGTGTTATTATAGCCTAGATACATTAGAAAATagcaattaattaattttccAAAATATGTATAGGgttaaaacagattttgttgAATTTTGGTGAAAtccagaacagcagcagcaccaaatAATCACAAGAAAATCAATTTAAGTGACTGACAGGTGTTATGGCCGGCCCCCTGGATTTGCTGATTTTGCTAAAAGTGGAGAGACAGTGAACAACCTTTGCACAAGCAGGTGTTGGCATTAATGAGGTGGGTTGTTTCCTACCTCAtccattttcttaaatgtcTTTGGAAGAAAAATTGGAAGTTAAGAAACTGGGCACACGTGGGGTGTTTTACACCATGTCAAAGGGTTACTTGGACCATGCACGGTATgtggtttttagtgttttattggtttagtgtttgtaaataactgccaacaatttgtttagtgctggtggaggcctgaagatagaggacacctgaacaaacatgtagggttttttccaatatgagtccaccccttttgacaaagatatataaacctgatcctgtaacacaaagtcagagatTTCTGTAGACTTCTCTCCAGGCACCCGTgtttaaacctgagatgattcatcacacttgtgtttgtttctgagaattagcaactctcaaacataaagaaatttccacaacacaCAGCCAAATGATATCCAAATAGCCCAAaaggaaaaatgtcaaaatcagAAATTTTGTGTTAGTTGGTTTCAATGAAAAGATTGGCTAACAGCAGATGTGGCTAAGAATtcacttttctgtttgcttGCTTTTTGGAGACACAGCTTGGACCAAACAAGGAATTGTGGATTTGAAACATTTATCTGACAAAAATAGGAAACATGAATGTAGCACAAGTCACATTGGAAACAGTGCAAAGCTTTCAGTGTTAGGTAGAGTTAACATTGCCTGTCAACATTGATATACAGAGACACAACAAGTTGGTAAGAAAAACCACGCATTCACCTTCATGGATTGTGGACTATATTAAATTTTGTGGGGCTCACCGGCTAGCTCTGTGGAGTCGCTCACAGATCATTTGGAAAATAATCTTCAGATTGGAGAGCAGATCATTCAAAGGGAGAGCGAGGCGCAGTTGCAGATTGACCAGCTGAGACGAGGTCTAGCGGCAGCAGAGGACCAGAATCACTTGTTGCAGCTGCAAAAGCTAAAGCAACTATCCcagtgtgggaatgcagacacactctgtgactagtattgcagtatagtgtaatcctatatgtttagacacgtgacagggtcaccgctcttcactatgtctttactatgagggaaggtaaaagggaataacaacttcatatatggtaatggtccgaattccttttgtggaaaagtactggtatgtagggcggtggccacCAGCTATATctacggggatgaggaaaattggactgactgcctgaagaaggcattgacaatatacttggcgccacagaAAGGTAAGCAggaaccttttcatgaattctgcataattggcatattctaaaattgCAATTGTCAATttgtgaatcgggatagttataaatttggacggtttggggtggtaggtcgtcattttGTGTTGGATcgtttgacaaaaaaataaaataaaaccgtgtAGGATCGGTGTAACGGACACCATAGGAGACGGGAACAAGAAACATGTTTAAGCTCTTTATTTAGTACTCACAATATGTATGGGAAACGAGGAACCAGGAACGGTGTGTCTAAGGGAAGGTTACcgagatcagacagagagtaggagtgagggaagtccatatatactggagggagagtgcagacgaggtgcaggtgagtgactagggaacaggtgagactgattgtggtgattgccaggggaaaagcctggcagaaccgtaacagtacccccctctccacggccAACTCCTGGGGGCCAAACCCCCCTCCTGAGGACAGGGAACCGTGGAGActggggagagaggaggctggagactgggaactggggagagaggaggctagagactgggaactggggacagaggaggctggagactgggaactggggacagaggaggctggagaccgGAGAGCGGCGGTGGCAGCTGCGGAGGCGGCCACTCTAGAGGCTCTGGGAATGCTGGAGATAACTCTGGTAATGCTGGAGGCTCTGGCGGCTGAAGAAACTCGGGCTTGGACTGCAGGAGGGACTCGGGCTCGGACCGCATCTGCTGCAGAGGCAGTTGCAGCTCCGGAAGTGGTGGTTCTGGAGATCGCGGCAGAGGCAGTTGCAGCTCCGGAAGTGGTGGTTCTGGAGATCGCGGCAGTGGCAGTTgcagctgcggtggcggcggctcCGGGGGCCGTGGTAGAGGCAGCTGCGGCTGCGGCGGAGGTGCCTCAGGAAGGTCTGGCAGCGGCAGTAACTCTGGGAACGCTGGAGGCAACTTTGGGAACGCTGGAGGCAACTCTGGGAACGCTGGAGGCAACTCTAGGAACGCTGGAGGCGGCGATGGCTGGAGAGGCCCTGGCCCGGACGGCTGGAGAGACCCTGGCCCGGACGGCTGGAAGAACtctggctccgactctggcGGCCGAGGAGGCTCCGGGAACATTGAGGGCATGAGAGGGTCCGGGAGATTAGAGGGAAGGACAGAATCCAAGATGGGCTGCTTGGGGAGCTCTGGCGGCTGCCGCGGCGGCAGCTCGAGGTACGCTGGCGGTGGCGCTGGCAGGTGAGGCGGCCGTGACAAGGGAGACGACCGGGGAGAGGGAGACAGCCGTGGCCACGACTCGGAAGGCTCCGTAGGCTCGgccgggtgctgctgctgctggactggcGGCAGCGTAGGTGGGCCTGGGAGC harbors:
- the LOC117152694 gene encoding testis-specific gene A8 protein-like; its protein translation is MLEITLVMLEALAAEETRAWTAGGTRARTASAAEAVAAPEVVVLEIAAEAVAAPEVVVLEIAAVAVAAAVAAAPGAVVEAAAAAAEVPQEGLAAAVTLGTLEATLGTLEATLGTLEATLGTLEAAMAGEALARTAGETLARTAGRTLAPTLAAEEAPGTLRA